A region of Diospyros lotus cultivar Yz01 chromosome 3, ASM1463336v1, whole genome shotgun sequence DNA encodes the following proteins:
- the LOC127798106 gene encoding NAC domain-containing protein 48-like: MRERQPNLVPSVTDKEEEEEPAPDGALHGVEDEANPPPLRDHGRLLNWARNILLNHGGAAAVELIDRHYDYFDLLPPGNKFFPSDSELIVYYLKRKVMNLPLPPHRIWSVELYNHDPYYLSERYKRWGLKDWYFFTPRERKYPNGDRPRRTTGNGYWKATGSDKAIKWGRSIIGFRKTLVFYVGNPPNGSKTDWIMHEFRVNSPPRARTHQHDMTLDDWVLCRIYKKPTKKSRPAKRQRLGEEKDGDGDGDGDGNGNAAVYPPLPYLPLDFPQNAPNYLITDDADADATADAGATQPTTFPGSQNFGSIDDNLSINNLEGHGQETQPNGSREFLFGGEENLLDSFGLSSEFDFSYHSDVEDLDDILSKKK, translated from the exons ATGCGGGAAAGGCAGCCGAATCTCGTGCCGTCTGTTACTGataaagaggaggaggaggagccgGCTCCTGATGGAGCTCTTCATGGCGTGGAAGACGAAGCAAACCCGCCACCTTTAAGAGATCATGGACGACTGCTCAACTGGGCCAGAAACATTCTCCTCAACCATGGCGGCGCCGCCGCCGTTGAACTCATCGACCGTCACTACGACTACTTTGATCTGCTCCCGCCGGGGAACAAGTTCTTCCCCTCTGATTCCGAGCTCATCGTCTATTACTTGAAGAGGAAGGTGATGAACCTGCCCTTGCCCCCCCACAGGATATGGAGCGTCGAGCTTTACAATCACGATCCCTATTATCTTTCTG AGAGGTACAAACGGTGGGGGCTGAAGGATTGGTACTTCTTCACGCCGAGGGAGAGGAAGTACCCTAATGGGGATCGTCCGAGACGAACCACAGGGAACGGGTACTGGAAGGCGACAGGATCTGACAAGGCAATCAAATGGGGACGCTCCATTATTGGGTTCAGGAAAACTTTGGTTTTCTACGTGGGGAATCCACCGAATGGGAGCAAGACCGATTGGATCATGCACGAGTTCCGAGTCAATTCTCCTCCCCGGGCGAGGACCCACCAACACGACATGACA CTGGATGATTGGGTGTTGTGTAGGATATATAAGAAACCTACGAAAAAAAGCCGACCTGCAAAACGACAACGACTcggagaagaaaaagatggcGATGGTGACGGTGATGGGGATGGCAATGGCAATGCTGCTGTTTATCCTCCTCTTCCCTATCTTCCTCTTGATTTTCCTCAAAATGCTCCTAATTATCTCATAACAGACGATGCTGATGCTGATGCCACTGCCGACGCCGGTGCGACTCAACCCACTACTTTCCCGGGTAGCCAGAATTTCGGCTCAATTGACGACAATTTGAGCATCAACAATTTGGAAGGGCATGGACAGGAAACTCAGCCGAATGGGTCGCGGGAATTTCTGTTTGGCGGCGAGGAAAATCTACTTGACAGCTTTGGGTTATCGTCGGAATTCGATTTCTCCTACCATAGTGACGTAGAGGACTTGGATGACATTTTATCTAAAAAGAAATGA
- the LOC127798107 gene encoding LOW QUALITY PROTEIN: photosystem II 5 kDa protein, chloroplastic (The sequence of the model RefSeq protein was modified relative to this genomic sequence to represent the inferred CDS: inserted 2 bases in 1 codon) — protein MILIPELSQSHNIFVCKVKESKSSVQVQGMASITMAASLLGSSAGVVISKQPSTTGCRGGVTVAKASEVSTAQRVSLKEKEKVEAAAAGSSCSGRRKMVFMAAVAACTVARDAMADEXQRQTPEAKKKYAPICVTMPTARICHK, from the exons ATGATACTAATACCCGAACTCAGCCAATCCCATAATATATTTGTGTGTAAAGTTAAAGAAAGCAAAAGCAGTGTTCAGGTTCAGGGAATGGCTTCCATAACGATGGCAGCCTCACTCCTCGGCAGCTCGGCGGGGGTGGTCATCTCCAAACAGCCATCGACCACCGGGTGCCGTGGGGGAGTTACAGTGGCCAAGGCATCAGAGGTGAGTACTGCTCAACGAGTGAGTttgaaagagaaggagaaggtgGAAGCTGCCGCTGCCGGCAGCAGCTGCAGCGGGCGGAGGAAGATGGTGTTTATGGCGGCAGTGGCAGCGTGCACCGTGGCCAGAGATGCAATGGCCGATGA CCAAAGGCAGACCCCTGAAGCTAAGAAGAAGTATGCACCAATCTGTGTCACAATGCCAACTGCCCGTATCTGCCACAAGTGA